A portion of the Nycticebus coucang isolate mNycCou1 unplaced genomic scaffold, mNycCou1.pri scaffold_49, whole genome shotgun sequence genome contains these proteins:
- the LOC128579383 gene encoding voltage-dependent N-type calcium channel subunit alpha-1B-like isoform X2 codes for MMRSGPRPIVPYSSMFCLSPTNLLRCLCHYIVTMRYFEMVILVVIALSSIALAAEDPVRTDSPRNNALKYMDYIFTGVFTFEMVIKMIDLGLLLHPGAYFRDLWNILDFIVRIQRERHQHHQVPKSSARLTAPQDHQTAPQAQDMCTRMFIPAQFLTAKW; via the exons ATGATGAGGAGCGGCCCCCGACCCATTGTGCCATATAGCTCCATGTTCTGCTTAAGCCCCACCAACCT GCTGCGGTGCCTCTGCCACTACATAGTGACCATGCGCTACTTCGAGATGGTCATCCTCGTGGTCATTGCCCTGAGTAGCATTGCTCTGGCTGCAGAGGACCCTGTGCGGACAGACTCTCCCAGGAACAAT GCTCTGAAGTACATGGACTACATCTTCACAGGTGTCTTCACCTTTGAGATGGTGATAAAG ATGATTGACTTGGGACTGCTCCTTCACCCTGGAGCCTACTTCCGGGACCTGTGGAACATTCTGGACTTCATTGTG AGGATCCAAAGGGAAAGACATCAACACCATCAAGTCCCTAAGAGTTCTGCGCGTCTTACGGCCCCTCAAGACCATCAAACGGCTCCCCAAGCTCAAG ATATGTGCACCAGgatgtttattccagcccaattctTAACTGCGAAGTGGTGA
- the LOC128579383 gene encoding voltage-dependent N-type calcium channel subunit alpha-1B-like isoform X1 has protein sequence MMRSGPRPIVPYSSMFCLSPTNLLRCLCHYIVTMRYFEMVILVVIALSSIALAAEDPVRTDSPRNNALKYMDYIFTGVFTFEMVIKMIDLGLLLHPGAYFRDLWNILDFIVVSGALVVFAFSGSKGKDINTIKSLRVLRVLRPLKTIKRLPKLKICAPGCLFQPNS, from the exons ATGATGAGGAGCGGCCCCCGACCCATTGTGCCATATAGCTCCATGTTCTGCTTAAGCCCCACCAACCT GCTGCGGTGCCTCTGCCACTACATAGTGACCATGCGCTACTTCGAGATGGTCATCCTCGTGGTCATTGCCCTGAGTAGCATTGCTCTGGCTGCAGAGGACCCTGTGCGGACAGACTCTCCCAGGAACAAT GCTCTGAAGTACATGGACTACATCTTCACAGGTGTCTTCACCTTTGAGATGGTGATAAAG ATGATTGACTTGGGACTGCTCCTTCACCCTGGAGCCTACTTCCGGGACCTGTGGAACATTCTGGACTTCATTGTGGTCAGTGGGGCCCTGGTGGTGTTTGCCTTCTC AGGATCCAAAGGGAAAGACATCAACACCATCAAGTCCCTAAGAGTTCTGCGCGTCTTACGGCCCCTCAAGACCATCAAACGGCTCCCCAAGCTCAAG ATATGTGCACCAGgatgtttattccagcccaattctTAA